One genomic segment of Cellulophaga sp. HaHaR_3_176 includes these proteins:
- the rpmI gene encoding 50S ribosomal protein L35 produces the protein MPKQKTKSSAKKRFKLTGTGKIKRKHAFKSHILTKKSKKRKLALTHSGLVHESDVNSIKEQLRLK, from the coding sequence ATGCCTAAACAGAAAACTAAATCTAGTGCCAAAAAGCGTTTTAAGCTTACAGGTACTGGTAAAATCAAAAGAAAGCACGCTTTTAAGAGTCACATTTTGACTAAAAAATCTAAAAAACGTAAGCTTGCGTTAACACATTCAGGATTAGTTCATGAATCAGATGTTAACAGTATTAAAGAACAATTACGTTTAAAGTAA
- the infC gene encoding translation initiation factor IF-3, producing the protein MNAQILSPNVRLVGDNVEVGVYPIREALNKSEELELDLVEISPKADPPVCKITDYKKFLYEQKKREKVMKSKATKVVVKEIRFGPQTDDHDYEFKKKHAEKFLKEGAKLKAYVFFKGRSIVYKDQGEILLLRLASELEDLGKVEQMPKLEGKRMTMFLAPKTNKK; encoded by the coding sequence ATCAACGCACAAATACTTTCTCCTAACGTTAGGTTGGTAGGTGATAATGTAGAAGTAGGTGTTTACCCAATTAGGGAAGCATTGAACAAGTCAGAAGAGTTAGAATTAGATTTAGTAGAGATATCTCCTAAAGCAGACCCACCTGTTTGTAAAATAACAGACTATAAAAAGTTTCTTTACGAACAAAAGAAGCGTGAAAAAGTGATGAAATCTAAAGCAACTAAAGTAGTTGTTAAAGAAATTAGATTTGGACCACAGACTGATGATCACGATTATGAGTTTAAAAAGAAACATGCTGAGAAATTCTTAAAAGAAGGAGCTAAGCTTAAGGCTTATGTTTTCTTTAAAGGACGTTCTATTGTTTATAAAGATCAAGGTGAAATACTTTTACTAAGATTAGCTTCTGAATTAGAAGACTTAGGAAAAGTAGAGCAAATGCCTAAATTAGAAGGTAAAAGAATGACAATGTTCTTAGCCCCTAAAACAAATAAAAAGTAA
- the thrS gene encoding threonine--tRNA ligase, whose protein sequence is MIKITLPDGSIRECKKGSSPMDVAKGISEGFARNVISAKYNDTVIEVTTPLLEDGSLILYTWNDTEGKKAFWHSSSHVVAQAIEELYPGVKLTIGPAIDNGFYYDVDLGDNKSISDKDFPAIEKKAIEIARGKHNFEMHAVSKADALKKYKEQGNEYKVELIENLEDGTITFCDHDTFTDLCRGGHIPNTGIIKAIKILSVAGAYWRGNENNPQLTRVYGISFPKQKELTEYLELLEQAKQRDHRKLGRELELFTFSAKVGQGLPLWLPKGAALRERLENFLKKAQKKAGYEMVVTPHIGQKELYVTSGHYAKYGEDSFQPIKTPKMDEEFLLKPMNCPHHCEIYNFKPHSYKDLPKRFAEFGTVYRYEQSGELHGLTRVRGFTQDDAHIFCTPDQLDQEFKNVIDLSLYVLNSLGFDNFTAQVSVRDLDKPEKYIGSVENWEKAENAIINAAKEKGLNFVVESGEAAFYGPKLDFMVKDALGRQWQLGTIQVDYNLPERFDLNYKGSDNELHRPVMIHRAPFGSMERFIALLLEHTGGNFPLWLIPEQAIILPVSEKHEKYAEKVLISLEKHEIRALVDSRNETVGKKIREAEMNKIPFMLIVGENNEAEDSISVRRHGGEDLGSISISDFNELVSKEINSTLKSF, encoded by the coding sequence ATGATTAAGATTACTTTACCAGACGGTAGTATTAGAGAATGTAAAAAAGGAAGCTCACCAATGGATGTGGCTAAAGGTATTAGTGAAGGCTTTGCTAGAAATGTGATTTCTGCAAAATACAATGATACCGTAATTGAAGTAACCACCCCATTATTAGAAGATGGATCTCTTATACTATATACATGGAATGATACTGAGGGCAAGAAAGCTTTCTGGCATTCATCATCACACGTAGTTGCACAAGCAATTGAAGAATTATACCCTGGCGTTAAATTAACAATAGGACCTGCAATTGATAATGGATTTTACTATGATGTAGATTTAGGTGATAATAAATCTATTTCTGATAAAGATTTTCCTGCTATAGAAAAAAAAGCTATTGAAATTGCAAGAGGCAAACATAATTTCGAAATGCATGCCGTATCTAAGGCCGATGCATTAAAAAAATATAAAGAACAGGGCAACGAATATAAAGTTGAACTTATAGAGAATTTAGAAGATGGCACAATAACATTCTGTGACCATGATACATTTACTGATTTATGTAGAGGTGGACATATACCTAATACAGGAATAATAAAAGCCATTAAAATTTTAAGTGTTGCAGGAGCCTACTGGAGAGGAAACGAAAACAACCCACAACTTACAAGAGTTTATGGTATATCTTTTCCTAAACAGAAAGAGCTTACTGAGTATTTAGAATTATTAGAACAAGCTAAACAAAGAGATCATAGGAAATTAGGAAGAGAATTAGAGCTTTTTACTTTCTCTGCTAAAGTAGGTCAAGGCTTACCATTATGGCTACCTAAAGGAGCCGCTTTAAGAGAAAGATTAGAAAATTTTCTTAAAAAAGCTCAAAAGAAAGCTGGTTACGAAATGGTGGTTACCCCACATATTGGCCAAAAAGAATTATATGTTACTTCAGGCCATTATGCTAAATATGGAGAAGACAGTTTTCAGCCCATAAAAACTCCCAAAATGGACGAGGAATTTTTATTAAAGCCTATGAATTGCCCTCATCATTGCGAAATTTATAATTTTAAACCGCATTCTTATAAAGATTTACCAAAACGATTTGCTGAGTTTGGTACCGTTTATAGGTATGAGCAAAGTGGTGAATTACATGGCTTAACCCGTGTTCGTGGTTTTACTCAAGATGATGCTCATATTTTTTGTACACCAGACCAATTAGATCAGGAATTTAAAAACGTTATAGATTTATCGCTTTATGTATTAAACTCTTTAGGTTTTGATAATTTTACAGCACAAGTATCTGTTCGTGATTTAGATAAGCCAGAAAAATATATTGGTTCTGTAGAAAACTGGGAAAAAGCTGAAAATGCAATTATAAATGCTGCCAAAGAAAAAGGATTAAATTTTGTTGTAGAAAGTGGTGAAGCTGCTTTTTATGGCCCAAAATTAGATTTCATGGTAAAAGATGCCTTGGGCAGACAATGGCAATTAGGTACAATTCAAGTAGATTACAACTTACCTGAGCGCTTTGATCTTAACTACAAAGGCAGTGACAACGAGCTTCATAGACCTGTAATGATACATCGTGCACCATTCGGAAGTATGGAACGTTTTATTGCTTTATTACTTGAACATACTGGCGGTAATTTCCCCCTTTGGTTAATACCAGAGCAAGCGATTATTTTACCAGTTAGCGAGAAACATGAAAAATATGCAGAAAAAGTTTTAATATCGCTAGAAAAACACGAAATTCGTGCTCTTGTTGACAGTCGAAATGAGACAGTTGGCAAGAAAATACGAGAAGCAGAAATGAATAAAATACCATTTATGCTGATTGTTGGAGAAAATAATGAGGCTGAAGATTCAATTTCTGTAAGAAGACACGGAGGTGAAGATTTAGGTTCAATATCAATAAGTGACTTTAATGAGTTGGTATCTAAAGAAATAAATAGTACCTTAAAGTCGTTTTAA
- a CDS encoding substrate-binding domain-containing protein → MKQKINLTAKYLLRSFVVCIILIGVVSCAEPIQESKGKRESATDGDELIESAIDLSGKTVGYCTPTLNGPYYQALLQSIEETTEKNGMTFLSADGQDDINKQVAAVEDLITKGVDVLLLNPKDPDALVGVTKLAKAAGIPVFIIDSSIDPSAEYITTIQSNNLKNGELAGEWLAKEFGKKKMNIALLSGNAGNPVGRTRKQGLLQGITEEQLRTLGYIDLDIKTQMYTEWSYAGGLKAMEDILVAHPDVNVVITESDVCVLGAIKAIEQAGKTDDILIVAGADGQKEAIKYIMDTDFYGCTAMNSPVQIGKNAVKYAIQYMNGKKDFPKTSFTAPLLITKENAAQYYNPNALF, encoded by the coding sequence ATGAAACAAAAAATTAATCTAACAGCAAAATACTTACTTCGGTCTTTTGTGGTGTGTATTATTTTAATAGGTGTTGTAAGTTGTGCAGAACCTATTCAAGAGTCTAAAGGAAAAAGAGAAAGTGCAACGGATGGTGATGAGCTAATTGAAAGTGCAATTGATCTTTCAGGAAAAACAGTTGGATATTGTACGCCAACACTTAATGGTCCTTATTATCAAGCATTATTACAAAGTATAGAAGAGACAACTGAGAAAAATGGGATGACTTTTTTATCTGCAGATGGTCAAGATGATATTAATAAGCAAGTTGCGGCTGTTGAAGATTTGATTACGAAAGGTGTAGACGTTTTATTGTTGAATCCTAAAGATCCTGATGCTTTAGTTGGAGTAACTAAGTTGGCAAAAGCCGCGGGTATTCCTGTATTTATTATAGATAGTTCAATTGATCCATCAGCAGAATACATAACAACAATTCAATCTAATAACCTAAAAAATGGAGAGTTAGCAGGTGAGTGGTTGGCTAAGGAATTTGGCAAAAAGAAGATGAATATAGCTTTGTTGAGTGGTAATGCAGGTAACCCTGTGGGTAGGACTCGTAAGCAAGGATTATTACAGGGTATTACTGAGGAACAATTAAGAACATTAGGGTATATAGATTTAGATATAAAAACTCAAATGTATACGGAATGGTCTTATGCAGGAGGTTTAAAAGCTATGGAAGATATTTTGGTAGCTCACCCTGATGTTAATGTGGTAATTACAGAGTCTGATGTTTGTGTTTTAGGTGCTATAAAAGCAATAGAACAAGCAGGTAAAACTGACGATATTTTAATTGTTGCTGGTGCAGATGGTCAGAAAGAAGCTATTAAATATATTATGGACACAGATTTTTATGGTTGCACAGCTATGAATAGTCCAGTTCAAATTGGTAAAAACGCTGTTAAGTATGCTATTCAATATATGAACGGAAAAAAAGATTTTCCTAAAACATCTTTTACGGCACCTTTACTTATAACAAAAGAAAACGCGGCTCAATATTACAATCCTAATGCATTATTTTAA
- a CDS encoding sugar ABC transporter ATP-binding protein, which produces MEENKCEYRLEMSGISKSFGVVSVLGNVNLKVKHGEIHALLGENGAGKSTLMKILSGVHQKDTGKVLLNGEEINPKNTHQGQELGINVVYQELSLVNDLSVAENIYLHKLGANKFWMNWKEITNDAQELINSLGFDIDASEIVRNLSIVQKQVVEIAKAISEDTKVLVLDEPTTVFDPTDTQKLFDNLFKLKEKGISIIYISHHLEEIFKIADTVTVLKDGVDTGSMPISEIDTDGIIRLMIGRELKDLYPIRDIVIGKDPIFEVKNLTAKDTLVYDVSFSVKPGEVLGIAGLGGSGRTETAKLIFGAHKKKSGSIILNGVEITTKSPFEAVSHEIGLVSENRKEEGVFLPLSIRKNISVTDFKSISSSLGFIKTDKEYENVLGLMKKLNIKAPGSEIDVKNLSGGNQQKVALAKWLSIDSKVIIIDEPTRGVDVGAKVEIYSLINEVAKKGVGVIVISSDMPEIMGIADRILVMHEGTIYGELPKEEFSEENILRYSIGKPLK; this is translated from the coding sequence ATGGAAGAAAATAAATGTGAATATAGACTTGAAATGTCTGGAATTTCAAAAAGTTTCGGAGTTGTTTCGGTTTTAGGCAATGTAAACCTTAAGGTAAAACATGGAGAGATTCATGCGTTACTTGGTGAAAATGGAGCAGGAAAATCTACTTTGATGAAAATTCTTAGTGGAGTACACCAAAAAGATACAGGAAAGGTACTTTTAAATGGAGAGGAAATAAACCCTAAAAACACACATCAAGGCCAAGAACTAGGAATTAATGTAGTGTATCAAGAATTATCATTAGTAAACGATTTATCAGTTGCTGAAAATATTTATCTGCACAAATTGGGTGCAAATAAATTTTGGATGAATTGGAAAGAAATAACAAATGATGCACAAGAGTTAATCAATTCATTAGGTTTTGATATAGATGCTTCGGAAATAGTTAGGAATTTAAGTATTGTTCAAAAGCAAGTGGTTGAAATAGCTAAAGCAATTTCAGAAGATACAAAAGTTTTGGTTTTAGATGAGCCAACGACAGTTTTTGATCCTACAGATACCCAAAAATTATTCGATAATTTATTTAAACTTAAAGAGAAGGGTATTTCAATTATTTATATATCTCATCATTTAGAAGAAATCTTTAAGATAGCAGATACGGTAACGGTGCTTAAAGATGGTGTAGATACTGGTAGTATGCCAATATCAGAAATTGATACTGATGGAATTATACGTTTAATGATTGGTAGAGAATTGAAAGATCTATACCCGATTCGTGATATTGTTATTGGTAAAGATCCAATTTTTGAAGTTAAAAACTTGACAGCGAAAGATACGCTTGTTTATGATGTTTCATTTTCGGTAAAGCCAGGAGAGGTTCTTGGTATAGCTGGTTTAGGTGGTAGTGGTAGAACTGAAACTGCAAAATTAATTTTTGGCGCACATAAGAAAAAATCAGGTAGTATTATTTTAAATGGAGTGGAAATCACTACAAAATCACCATTTGAAGCTGTTAGCCATGAAATAGGATTGGTTTCTGAAAATAGAAAAGAAGAGGGTGTATTTCTGCCTCTTTCTATTAGGAAAAATATAAGTGTTACGGATTTTAAATCAATTTCAAGTTCGCTAGGTTTCATCAAGACTGATAAAGAGTATGAAAATGTGCTTGGTTTAATGAAAAAACTGAATATAAAAGCACCAGGGTCTGAAATTGATGTAAAAAATTTGAGCGGTGGAAATCAGCAAAAAGTAGCTTTAGCAAAATGGTTAAGTATAGATAGTAAAGTTATAATTATTGATGAGCCTACACGGGGTGTTGATGTTGGGGCAAAAGTTGAAATCTATAGCCTGATTAACGAAGTAGCGAAAAAAGGAGTAGGTGTAATTGTTATATCATCTGATATGCCAGAAATAATGGGAATTGCAGATAGAATTCTTGTGATGCATGAGGGGACTATTTATGGAGAATTACCTAAAGAGGAATTCTCAGAAGAAAATATACTTCGTTATTCGATTGGAAAACCTTTAAAATAA
- a CDS encoding ABC transporter permease — MALTLKQQLSTSGGILKFLIKYNTIFIFILLVVFSAIISDVFFTSVNLSNLLKQVSGIGIISIGMLIVILTGGIDLSVGSMVALLAVIFAIFVNLFALPLAILLTLVIGFGLGSVAGYLVAYQKMAPFIATLALMTVARGMGFIFSKGSPITFETYGGLYMSDFANNSSVGVPNIAIVFFVIVIIAMIMLKYNVFGRLIIAIGSNEEASRLSGIKVSKYKFLVYAISGSLAALAAIIVASRTNLGSPNMGLSWELDAIAAVVIGGASLNGGRGSVVNTLMGVLILGLISNILNLLNVPSYPQQVVKGGIIIFAVLLQRFENK, encoded by the coding sequence ATGGCCTTAACATTAAAACAGCAACTTAGTACGTCTGGAGGGATACTGAAGTTTTTAATAAAATACAATACAATATTCATATTTATATTGTTAGTAGTATTTTCAGCTATAATTTCTGATGTGTTTTTTACATCAGTAAACTTAAGTAATCTTTTAAAGCAAGTATCAGGTATAGGTATTATTAGTATAGGTATGCTTATCGTTATTCTAACCGGCGGTATAGATTTATCTGTGGGTTCCATGGTGGCTTTATTGGCAGTGATATTTGCAATTTTCGTAAACTTATTTGCTTTACCGTTAGCAATACTGCTAACATTGGTAATTGGTTTTGGTTTAGGTAGTGTGGCAGGTTATTTAGTGGCTTATCAAAAAATGGCGCCGTTTATAGCAACTCTTGCTTTAATGACTGTTGCTAGAGGTATGGGTTTTATCTTTTCAAAAGGATCTCCAATAACATTTGAAACTTATGGTGGTTTATATATGTCAGATTTTGCTAATAATTCATCTGTAGGTGTTCCAAATATTGCAATTGTATTTTTTGTTATAGTAATTATTGCAATGATAATGCTTAAGTATAATGTGTTCGGAAGATTAATTATTGCTATTGGTAGTAATGAAGAGGCTTCACGTTTATCTGGTATTAAAGTAAGTAAGTACAAGTTTTTAGTGTATGCTATTTCTGGATCTTTGGCGGCATTAGCAGCAATTATCGTTGCTTCAAGAACAAATTTAGGCTCACCTAACATGGGACTTTCATGGGAACTTGATGCTATTGCTGCTGTAGTTATTGGTGGGGCTAGTTTAAATGGTGGTAGAGGTTCTGTCGTAAATACATTAATGGGGGTCTTAATCTTAGGTTTAATAAGTAATATTCTTAACCTATTAAATGTTCCGTCATACCCTCAACAAGTGGTAAAAGGAGGTATAATCATATTTGCAGTATTACTGCAACGTTTCGAAAATAAATAA
- a CDS encoding mannitol dehydrogenase family protein: MTSYKLNSENLSKFADSAAIPTYDRADVKVGIVHIGIGGFHRAHEAYYTDQLLHEDGNKDWGICGIALLDFDQKIYNTLKNQDGLYTLIVKELDGTLTKTIVGSIVEYLFAPENPIAVIEKMAHSDIKIITLTITEGGYNYNEATKRFDFENPLIQHDLENPAAPKTIFGYLTQALKSRKEQKLKGLAIQSCDNVQGNGHMIQDMLLSYVEKAEPSLLDWIKKNVSFPNSMVDRITPATNQSDITELINNSGIDDAWPVVCEPFKQWVIEDDFVAQRPAWENVGAQFVPDVVPYEKMKLSLLNAGHSVLGILGALKGYATIDEAVHDPAISQFLSLYMDVEVTPVLGNLEGVDLKNYKHSLIQRFGNIYIKDQIDRICSETSAKLPIFILPTVNAQLNENSSVKLAAFVIAAWAIYSLGTDENGKDLVIKDALADTLHEKALEAKVEPKQFLTIESVFGDLKNSEPFVNAYTESYHNIIKHGIEKCVVDLNSKVLNKIK, from the coding sequence ATGACAAGTTATAAATTAAATAGTGAGAATCTATCGAAATTTGCGGATAGCGCAGCTATCCCAACATATGATAGGGCAGATGTTAAAGTAGGTATTGTTCATATAGGTATTGGTGGTTTTCATAGGGCACATGAGGCATATTATACAGATCAATTATTGCATGAAGATGGAAATAAAGATTGGGGAATCTGTGGTATTGCGTTATTAGATTTTGACCAAAAAATATACAATACACTTAAAAATCAAGATGGGCTCTATACTTTAATAGTAAAAGAATTAGATGGTACACTAACAAAAACAATTGTAGGTTCTATAGTAGAGTACCTATTCGCGCCAGAAAATCCTATTGCTGTTATTGAAAAAATGGCACATAGTGATATTAAGATTATAACTCTTACAATTACTGAAGGAGGTTATAATTATAATGAGGCAACTAAAAGATTTGATTTTGAAAATCCTTTAATTCAGCATGATTTAGAAAATCCTGCTGCGCCAAAGACAATTTTCGGCTATTTGACACAAGCTTTAAAATCGCGAAAAGAACAAAAATTAAAAGGGTTAGCTATTCAGTCCTGTGATAATGTCCAAGGTAATGGGCATATGATTCAGGATATGCTATTAAGTTATGTGGAAAAAGCAGAACCTTCATTGTTGGATTGGATTAAAAAAAATGTTTCTTTCCCTAATAGTATGGTGGATAGAATTACACCTGCAACTAATCAATCAGATATCACCGAATTGATAAATAATTCAGGTATTGATGATGCTTGGCCGGTAGTTTGTGAGCCATTTAAGCAATGGGTTATTGAAGATGATTTTGTTGCGCAAAGGCCAGCGTGGGAAAATGTAGGTGCTCAATTTGTTCCAGATGTAGTCCCTTATGAAAAAATGAAGTTGAGTTTGCTTAATGCGGGTCATTCTGTATTAGGAATATTAGGAGCACTAAAAGGATATGCTACAATTGATGAAGCTGTGCATGATCCAGCTATAAGTCAGTTTCTGAGTTTATATATGGATGTAGAGGTGACACCAGTTCTGGGGAATTTAGAAGGTGTCGATTTAAAAAACTATAAACATTCTTTAATTCAACGTTTTGGGAATATATATATTAAGGATCAAATTGATAGAATTTGCTCGGAAACTTCAGCAAAACTTCCAATATTTATATTGCCAACAGTTAATGCTCAATTAAATGAAAATAGTTCTGTTAAACTTGCTGCATTTGTTATTGCAGCATGGGCTATTTATTCTTTAGGTACAGATGAAAATGGAAAGGATTTAGTGATTAAAGATGCTTTAGCTGATACTCTACATGAAAAAGCATTAGAAGCTAAAGTTGAGCCAAAACAATTTTTAACAATCGAATCTGTTTTTGGAGATTTGAAAAATTCAGAGCCATTTGTTAACGCATACACTGAGTCTTATCATAATATAATAAAACATGGTATTGAGAAGTGTGTTGTAGATTTAAATAGTAAGGTATTAAATAAAATAAAATGA
- a CDS encoding carbohydrate kinase, with protein MSDITCFGEVLWDEFPEHKKIGGAPLNVGIRLSSLGNNVSVISRIGADADGRAIYEYIKENGINGNGLQVDDELKTGTVKVILNSKGSASYNIMYPRAWDNIELSSTATKTVKFSEAFIYGSLIARNEKSKETLYELLKIAKYKIFDVNLREPYYTKEVLEYLMIQADFVKFNDDEIFEISEMLGSKSISLEHTIQFIAEKTNTTRICVTKGKHGAVLYIDGVFYHNSGYHVDVVDTVGAGDSFLAGLINMLLKGAEPQDAIDFACAIGALVASKAGANPEIDKKEIEVMMTL; from the coding sequence ATGAGCGATATAACTTGTTTCGGTGAAGTGCTTTGGGATGAATTTCCTGAACATAAAAAAATAGGAGGAGCTCCATTGAATGTTGGAATTCGTTTAAGTTCTTTAGGTAACAACGTGTCTGTTATTAGTAGAATTGGTGCAGATGCTGATGGAAGAGCAATTTACGAATATATTAAAGAAAACGGAATTAATGGAAATGGCCTGCAGGTAGATGATGAGTTGAAAACAGGAACTGTAAAAGTGATTTTAAATTCGAAAGGTTCTGCTTCTTATAATATAATGTATCCGAGAGCGTGGGATAATATAGAACTTTCTTCAACAGCCACAAAAACTGTGAAATTTTCAGAAGCTTTTATATATGGTAGTTTGATAGCTAGAAATGAGAAATCTAAGGAAACACTTTATGAGTTATTGAAAATTGCTAAGTATAAAATTTTTGACGTTAATTTAAGAGAGCCATATTACACCAAAGAAGTTCTTGAGTATTTAATGATTCAAGCTGATTTTGTAAAGTTTAATGATGATGAGATTTTCGAGATAAGCGAAATGTTGGGTTCAAAATCAATAAGTTTAGAGCATACAATTCAATTTATTGCAGAAAAAACTAATACAACTAGAATTTGTGTTACTAAAGGTAAACATGGAGCGGTACTATATATTGATGGTGTTTTTTATCACAACAGTGGTTACCATGTAGATGTAGTGGATACTGTTGGAGCAGGAGATTCTTTTTTGGCAGGATTGATAAATATGTTGTTGAAAGGGGCGGAACCTCAAGATGCAATAGATTTTGCTTGTGCTATAGGAGCTTTAGTGGCAAGTAAAGCAGGAGCAAACCCTGAAATAGATAAAAAAGAAATAGAGGTTATGATGACGTTGTAA
- a CDS encoding mannitol dehydrogenase family protein — protein sequence MSNFLYLNTENIPSLPKSITTSKVDRDKIKTSIAHIGINNFHRAHQAYYIHELIEKHNEMNFGICGIDLLESDRKLYNILKDQDGLYTLLIKNSNGKHETKVIGSIVEYFYGPENPMATIERIAQPDIKIISLTIAEDGYHLNEITGEFNMKHPEVEEDSLNKFNPRTVFGYLIQVFNLRKKRDLPGYTILSCDNIQSNGDTIKSSFLKYVNKTDSSLLPWLEENISFPNSMVDRITTVTSPIDIEKVKNEHATYDQWPVVCESFSNWIIEDNFMFDKPVWEKVGVQFVKDIAPFENMKLRILNAGHSILGIIGTLSGHTSVHEVANNEDCIVFLENYINNEVTPNIENTETQSISTYKNQVVSRFKNPFINDKLSRICKESSTKIPIFIFPTLTEQLKNKKTIEHSAFVIAAWCKYYDGVDDFKNPFDILDSSSNQLIRTAALSHQNPELFLENNDIFKNLVNHKSFKERFTYYLSKLRSLPIKECLVLMNEKKL from the coding sequence ATGTCTAATTTCTTATATCTAAATACCGAAAACATACCTTCTTTACCAAAGTCTATAACCACATCTAAAGTAGATCGAGATAAAATTAAAACTAGTATTGCACATATTGGTATCAATAACTTTCATCGCGCCCACCAAGCTTACTATATTCATGAATTAATAGAAAAGCACAATGAAATGAATTTTGGAATTTGTGGGATTGATCTATTAGAATCGGATAGAAAATTATACAATATTTTAAAAGATCAGGACGGGCTTTACACGTTACTTATAAAAAACAGCAATGGAAAACACGAAACCAAAGTAATCGGATCTATTGTAGAATATTTCTATGGACCAGAAAACCCAATGGCAACTATTGAAAGAATTGCCCAACCTGATATAAAAATAATATCATTAACAATAGCAGAAGACGGGTATCACTTAAATGAAATAACTGGGGAATTCAATATGAAGCACCCAGAAGTTGAAGAAGACAGCTTAAATAAGTTTAACCCCAGAACTGTTTTTGGCTACCTTATTCAAGTTTTCAATCTACGTAAAAAAAGAGACTTACCTGGTTATACTATACTTTCTTGCGACAACATACAATCTAACGGAGACACTATAAAGTCATCCTTTCTAAAATATGTCAACAAAACAGACTCTAGCTTATTGCCATGGTTAGAAGAAAATATCTCATTCCCAAATTCAATGGTTGATAGAATTACAACTGTAACAAGCCCTATAGATATTGAAAAAGTTAAAAACGAACATGCGACATACGATCAATGGCCTGTAGTTTGTGAATCTTTTTCTAACTGGATTATTGAAGATAATTTCATGTTCGACAAACCTGTATGGGAAAAAGTAGGAGTTCAATTCGTAAAAGACATTGCCCCTTTTGAAAATATGAAGCTTCGAATTTTGAATGCCGGTCACTCTATTTTAGGAATTATAGGAACATTAAGTGGACACACCAGCGTGCATGAAGTTGCTAATAACGAAGATTGTATTGTTTTTCTTGAAAACTATATAAATAATGAAGTTACCCCTAATATTGAAAACACAGAAACGCAAAGTATCAGTACTTACAAAAATCAAGTAGTTTCAAGATTTAAAAATCCTTTTATAAATGATAAGCTTTCTAGAATTTGCAAAGAGAGCTCTACTAAAATTCCAATATTTATATTTCCTACTCTTACTGAACAATTAAAAAACAAAAAAACCATAGAACATTCTGCCTTTGTAATAGCCGCTTGGTGTAAATATTACGATGGTGTTGATGATTTTAAAAATCCTTTTGATATTTTAGATAGCTCAAGTAATCAACTTATTAGAACCGCTGCCCTTTCACACCAAAATCCTGAATTGTTTTTAGAGAATAACGACATCTTCAAAAACTTAGTTAATCATAAATCATTCAAAGAGCGTTTCACCTATTACTTATCTAAATTAAGATCATTACCTATAAAAGAATGTTTAGTATTAATGAATGAGAAAAAGTTATAA